The proteins below are encoded in one region of uncultured Cohaesibacter sp.:
- a CDS encoding glycoside hydrolase family 3 N-terminal domain-containing protein produces MKVSITLHRLVRILRAGVGMLIGMATYPIAWYFCFSPKDALARAVADLLMIGFYGTDINSPSARLLARQAARGQVGAVFFVAQNIRNKGNFPALVRLFSGGPARPMLAVDHEGGAVQRLRPGHGDFVRVPAARTTALQRSPEEARDIYARAGEDLIRAGFTINFGPVLDVDDPNNPAIGRWARAFSSDPEVIATYGEAFVEGFSSVGVLCVAKHFPGHGHAVDDSHFGAANISDTWTKLELEPFVRLIKSPHAPPMIMTGHLRLDQIEPSHLPATVSKPIVTGLLRERLGYQGVIVTDDIDMDAVRHFMDRKDAVIQALAAGSDIVMIKNLFGYDPFLPQRAVRWIRQAIRDGRLSEDAIMASAERVQAMRRWSEAKTVAAQKSAK; encoded by the coding sequence ATGAAGGTCTCAATCACTCTTCATAGGTTGGTGCGCATCCTGCGAGCCGGGGTTGGCATGCTGATCGGCATGGCGACCTATCCAATTGCTTGGTATTTTTGCTTTAGCCCCAAGGATGCTTTGGCTCGGGCGGTTGCGGATCTCCTGATGATTGGCTTCTACGGGACGGACATCAACTCCCCGTCAGCGCGGCTACTTGCCCGACAGGCAGCCCGAGGGCAGGTGGGAGCCGTCTTTTTTGTCGCGCAAAATATCCGCAACAAGGGCAATTTTCCTGCGCTTGTGCGCCTTTTCAGCGGAGGCCCGGCACGACCAATGCTCGCCGTTGACCATGAGGGGGGAGCCGTGCAGCGATTGCGCCCAGGGCATGGCGATTTTGTCCGTGTGCCCGCAGCCCGAACGACAGCGCTACAGCGCAGCCCGGAGGAGGCTCGCGACATCTATGCGCGGGCTGGCGAGGACCTCATTCGTGCCGGTTTCACGATCAATTTCGGTCCTGTTCTGGATGTCGACGACCCGAACAATCCCGCAATTGGCCGCTGGGCGCGGGCTTTCTCATCTGATCCCGAGGTGATTGCGACATACGGGGAGGCATTTGTCGAGGGGTTCTCAAGCGTTGGTGTGCTGTGCGTTGCGAAGCATTTCCCCGGACATGGCCATGCGGTGGATGACAGTCATTTCGGGGCAGCCAATATTTCCGACACATGGACCAAGCTTGAATTGGAGCCCTTTGTGCGGTTGATCAAGTCGCCTCATGCTCCGCCGATGATCATGACCGGGCATCTTCGGCTTGACCAGATCGAACCGAGCCATCTGCCCGCAACGGTATCCAAGCCGATCGTTACCGGTTTGCTGCGGGAGCGGCTTGGCTATCAGGGCGTGATCGTTACCGACGATATCGACATGGATGCGGTTCGCCATTTCATGGACCGGAAGGATGCCGTCATTCAGGCGCTTGCGGCGGGCAGCGACATCGTGATGATCAAGAATCTGTTCGGATATGATCCGTTTTTGCCGCAACGGGCGGTGCGGTGGATCCGGCAGGCGATCCGGGACGGGCGTTTGAGTGAGGATGCCATCATGGCTTCGGCTGAACGGGTCCAGGCGATGAGGCGCTGGAGCGAGGCTAAAACCGTAGCTGCCCAAAAGTCTGCCAAGTGA
- a CDS encoding nucleoside/nucleotide kinase family protein: MTIDREKEADGLLEQILAARPNGHRRLVALAGPPASGKSTLAEYLAERLRNQGHSAKVVPMDGFHLHNQILLDRGLLSRKGAPETFDVAGFVALVMRLTEKREIICPVFDRDRDIAIAGAEVVPEDCQTVILEGNYLLFDAPGWRDLKDYWSLSVRLDVPLDVLRERLIKRWLVHGLMPEQAEKRAEENDLRNAAVVNDRHLEADIVF, encoded by the coding sequence ATGACGATCGATCGGGAAAAGGAAGCGGATGGGCTGTTGGAGCAGATTCTGGCCGCCCGTCCCAATGGCCATCGCCGTCTTGTCGCTCTTGCCGGACCGCCGGCGAGTGGCAAGTCGACCCTTGCCGAGTATCTGGCCGAGAGGCTGCGCAATCAGGGCCACTCCGCCAAGGTGGTACCGATGGATGGCTTTCACCTTCACAATCAGATCCTGCTTGATCGGGGGCTGTTGTCGCGCAAGGGGGCACCCGAAACCTTCGACGTTGCTGGATTCGTCGCTCTTGTGATGAGGTTGACGGAGAAGCGGGAGATCATTTGTCCGGTCTTTGACAGGGACAGGGATATCGCCATAGCCGGGGCGGAGGTGGTGCCGGAAGACTGCCAGACGGTCATTCTGGAGGGCAACTATCTGTTGTTTGATGCGCCGGGCTGGCGTGACTTGAAGGACTATTGGTCTCTGTCTGTCCGGCTTGATGTCCCTCTTGATGTCCTGCGCGAGCGGCTCATCAAGCGCTGGCTTGTCCATGGCTTGATGCCTGAACAGGCGGAAAAGCGGGCAGAAGAGAATGATTTGAGAAATGCCGCTGTCGTCAATGACAGGCATCTTGAAGCCGACATTGTCTTCTAA
- a CDS encoding ATP-binding cassette domain-containing protein has product MDPILKARGLSKRYGRVTALDECDFDLMPGEILAVIGDNGAGKSSLIKAISGAMIPDAGVITLEGQQVNFTSPIQAREAGIETVYQTLAMSPALSIADNMFMGRELRKPGFRGAWLRQLDRTRMEEIAREKLSELGLMTIQNINQAVETLSGGQRQGVAVARAAAFGSKVIILDEPTAALGVKESRRVLELILDVKARGIPIILISHNMPHVFEVADRIHVHRLGKRLCVIDPKDYTMSDAVAFMTGAMDAPAEAA; this is encoded by the coding sequence ATGGACCCTATTCTCAAGGCTCGTGGTCTCAGCAAGCGCTATGGCCGCGTCACGGCGCTCGACGAATGCGATTTCGATCTGATGCCCGGTGAAATCCTCGCGGTCATCGGTGACAACGGAGCGGGCAAGAGCTCGCTAATCAAGGCGATTTCCGGGGCGATGATCCCGGACGCGGGCGTCATCACGCTGGAAGGGCAACAGGTGAACTTCACCTCGCCCATTCAGGCAAGGGAAGCGGGCATCGAGACCGTCTATCAGACCCTTGCCATGTCTCCGGCGCTGTCCATCGCGGACAATATGTTCATGGGGCGCGAGCTTCGCAAACCGGGGTTCAGGGGAGCATGGCTCAGACAGCTCGACCGAACCCGAATGGAAGAGATCGCCCGTGAGAAGCTGAGCGAGCTTGGCCTGATGACCATCCAGAACATCAATCAGGCCGTCGAAACCCTGTCAGGTGGACAGAGGCAGGGGGTGGCCGTTGCGCGGGCAGCGGCGTTCGGTTCGAAGGTGATCATCCTTGACGAGCCGACGGCTGCACTCGGGGTGAAAGAAAGCCGACGAGTGCTGGAGCTGATCCTCGATGTCAAGGCGCGCGGCATTCCGATTATCCTGATCAGCCACAACATGCCGCATGTGTTCGAGGTTGCAGATCGCATCCACGTTCATCGTCTGGGCAAGCGCCTTTGTGTGATTGACCCGAAGGACTACACCATGTCCGATGCGGTAGCCTTCATGACCGGAGCCATGGATGCTCCTGCCGAGGCCGCATGA
- a CDS encoding ABC transporter permease, which translates to MSQTQNFEAIASGAKSEVASFNARKKGPAERFQHALHTTPALVPLIVLVASIVIFGLLLGSKFFSPFALTLILQQVQIVGIVAAAQSLVILTAGIDLSVGAIAVISSVIMGQFAFRYGLPTEISILCGLIFGTGIGAVNGWLVAVMKLPPFIVSLGMWQIVLAANFLYSANETIRSQEIAKDAPLLQFLGEKINIGGAIFTYGVIFMLLLVILLAYVLRHTAWGRHVYAVGDDPEAAELSGVNVRKTLISVYALCGLICGFAGWALIGRIGSVSPTSGQLLNIESITAVVIGGISLFGGRGSILGTFFGALIVGVFTLGLRLLGADAQWTFLLIGALIIAAVAVDQWIRKVAG; encoded by the coding sequence TTGTCCCAAACCCAGAATTTTGAAGCCATTGCCTCCGGCGCGAAGTCTGAGGTCGCTTCATTCAATGCAAGAAAGAAGGGGCCTGCGGAACGCTTTCAACATGCCCTGCATACGACGCCAGCGCTTGTCCCCCTGATCGTGCTTGTCGCGTCGATCGTCATTTTTGGGCTTCTGCTCGGCAGCAAATTCTTCTCGCCCTTTGCCCTGACGTTGATCCTGCAGCAGGTGCAGATCGTCGGTATCGTAGCGGCGGCGCAGAGCCTCGTGATCCTGACCGCGGGGATTGACCTCAGCGTCGGGGCCATTGCGGTCATTTCGTCCGTCATCATGGGGCAGTTTGCCTTTCGCTATGGTTTGCCGACCGAGATTTCGATCCTGTGTGGTCTCATCTTTGGTACTGGTATCGGCGCGGTGAACGGCTGGCTGGTGGCGGTCATGAAGCTGCCGCCCTTTATCGTGTCGCTCGGCATGTGGCAAATCGTGCTGGCGGCAAACTTCCTCTATTCGGCCAACGAGACCATTCGCAGTCAGGAAATCGCCAAGGACGCGCCCTTGCTGCAGTTCCTCGGTGAGAAGATCAACATCGGCGGCGCCATCTTTACCTATGGCGTGATCTTCATGCTGCTGCTGGTGATACTGCTTGCCTATGTGCTGAGGCACACGGCCTGGGGGCGCCATGTCTATGCGGTGGGTGATGATCCGGAAGCGGCGGAGCTTTCGGGCGTCAATGTCCGCAAAACCCTGATCTCGGTCTATGCATTGTGCGGCCTGATTTGTGGCTTTGCCGGGTGGGCCCTGATCGGGCGTATCGGTTCGGTCTCTCCCACCTCCGGGCAGTTGCTCAACATTGAAAGCATCACGGCTGTGGTGATCGGCGGGATCTCGCTGTTCGGCGGGCGTGGTTCGATTCTCGGCACTTTCTTTGGCGCACTGATCGTTGGCGTCTTCACCCTCGGACTGCGCCTGCTCGGGGCTGACGCACAATGGACCTTCCTGTTGATCGGGGCGCTCATCATTGCGGCCGTGGCCGTGGACCAGTGGATCAGAAAGGTAGCGGGATAA
- a CDS encoding sugar ABC transporter substrate-binding protein, with protein MKKLATSIALATLLASGGAQAADVSACLITKTDTNPFFVKMREGAEAKAKELGIKLNSYAGKIDGDHETQVAAIETCIADGAKGILLTASDTSSIVPAVQQARDAGLLVIALDTPLDPIDAADMTFATDNFLAGELIGKWAAASLGDDAANAKIAMLDLAVSQPTVGVLRDQGFLKGFGIDLGDPNRWGDETDARIVGNDVTAGNEEGGRKAMENLLAKDPMVNVVYTINEPAAAGAYEALKAIGRENDVLIVSVDGGCPGVANIKDGIIGATSQQYPLLMASKGIEAIAAWAKDGTKPQATEGKNFFDTGVSLVTDKPADGVESIDTKEGANLCWG; from the coding sequence ATGAAGAAACTTGCCACCAGTATTGCGCTTGCAACCCTGCTTGCCAGCGGCGGAGCGCAGGCCGCAGATGTCAGCGCCTGCCTGATCACCAAGACCGATACCAACCCGTTTTTTGTCAAGATGCGCGAAGGGGCCGAAGCCAAGGCCAAGGAACTCGGCATCAAGCTCAACAGCTATGCGGGCAAGATCGATGGTGACCATGAAACTCAAGTTGCTGCGATCGAGACCTGCATCGCAGATGGCGCGAAGGGGATACTGCTCACCGCTTCTGACACCAGCTCGATTGTTCCTGCCGTTCAGCAGGCGCGCGATGCCGGGCTTCTGGTGATTGCGCTCGACACGCCGCTTGATCCGATCGACGCCGCCGACATGACTTTCGCGACTGACAACTTTCTGGCGGGCGAGCTGATCGGCAAATGGGCTGCCGCGTCTCTGGGTGACGACGCTGCGAATGCCAAAATCGCAATGCTCGATCTTGCTGTGAGCCAGCCGACGGTTGGTGTATTGCGCGATCAGGGCTTCCTGAAGGGCTTTGGTATTGATCTGGGTGATCCCAACAGATGGGGCGATGAAACCGACGCTCGGATCGTTGGCAATGATGTGACTGCTGGCAACGAGGAAGGTGGCCGCAAGGCAATGGAGAACCTTCTCGCCAAGGATCCTATGGTCAACGTGGTTTACACCATCAACGAGCCTGCCGCTGCCGGGGCCTATGAAGCGCTGAAGGCCATCGGGCGCGAGAATGACGTGCTCATCGTTTCGGTTGATGGCGGCTGCCCGGGCGTGGCCAACATCAAGGACGGCATCATCGGCGCGACCTCGCAGCAATATCCGCTGCTGATGGCCTCCAAGGGCATCGAAGCCATTGCGGCATGGGCCAAGGACGGCACCAAGCCACAGGCAACTGAAGGTAAGAACTTCTTCGACACCGGTGTGTCGCTCGTCACCGACAAACCGGCTGACGGCGTTGAAAGCATCGACACCAAAGAGGGCGCCAATCTCTGCTGGGGTTGA
- a CDS encoding ROK family transcriptional regulator, producing the protein MVISMHNEKVISLRSGFNQSGVRDYNERLILSMIQRHGAMPGIELSRYVGLSTQTVSVILRKLERDGLLMRGKPIRGRVGKPSIPMALCPDGVFSFGLKIGRRSADLLLLDFAGAVRQQANITYDYPLPDQIFSFLDEAMTAILDTLDPLMRKRVCGIGIGAPFELWRWHGLAGAPAEKFRLWKDINFAKEVARFSNLPVFALNDATAACQAEHLYGDDKSFEDYAYFFIGSFIGGGVVINNTVFEGHQGNAGALGSMRSTGPLGESRQLIDVASIHLLEARLVEAGLDPLLLWQEPQDWEAISRYVDPWLGQTAQELAKAALSVCSVIDFEAIIIDGAFPAAVREELVNRVRRYLVNQDTRGLIVPRIEAGSVGSNARAIGAASNPIFRQLLLNTNSGLSAT; encoded by the coding sequence ATGGTCATCTCCATGCACAATGAGAAAGTCATATCGCTTCGAAGCGGCTTCAATCAGAGCGGTGTCCGCGACTATAACGAGCGGCTGATTTTGTCGATGATTCAAAGGCATGGTGCCATGCCTGGCATCGAGCTCTCGCGATATGTAGGTCTTTCAACGCAAACCGTTTCGGTGATTCTGCGCAAGCTCGAGCGGGATGGTCTGCTCATGCGCGGCAAGCCGATCCGTGGCCGGGTTGGTAAACCATCGATCCCCATGGCGCTCTGCCCCGATGGGGTCTTTTCCTTCGGCCTCAAGATCGGGCGTCGCAGTGCCGATCTGCTATTGTTGGACTTTGCAGGAGCTGTGCGGCAGCAGGCAAACATCACCTACGACTACCCCCTGCCCGACCAGATCTTCAGCTTTCTTGACGAAGCCATGACGGCCATTCTCGACACGCTCGACCCACTGATGCGCAAGCGCGTCTGTGGCATCGGCATCGGGGCTCCCTTCGAGCTCTGGCGCTGGCATGGCCTTGCCGGAGCCCCGGCGGAAAAATTCCGGCTCTGGAAGGACATCAACTTTGCAAAAGAGGTCGCCCGGTTCTCCAACCTGCCCGTTTTCGCCCTCAATGACGCGACAGCGGCCTGTCAGGCCGAGCATCTCTACGGCGACGACAAGTCCTTCGAGGACTATGCCTACTTCTTCATCGGCTCCTTCATTGGCGGCGGCGTGGTCATCAACAACACGGTATTTGAAGGCCATCAGGGCAACGCCGGAGCTCTCGGCTCCATGCGCAGCACCGGTCCCCTGGGTGAAAGCCGCCAATTGATCGACGTTGCTTCGATCCATCTGCTCGAGGCGCGACTGGTCGAGGCCGGGCTTGACCCACTTCTCCTCTGGCAGGAACCTCAGGATTGGGAGGCCATCTCGCGCTATGTCGATCCATGGCTGGGCCAGACGGCACAGGAGCTGGCCAAGGCGGCCCTCTCCGTCTGCTCCGTGATCGACTTCGAGGCCATCATCATCGACGGGGCCTTCCCCGCCGCAGTTCGAGAAGAGCTCGTCAATCGTGTCCGGCGCTATCTGGTCAATCAGGATACCCGCGGCCTCATCGTTCCACGTATTGAGGCGGGCAGTGTCGGCAGCAACGCCCGCGCCATTGGCGCAGCCAGCAACCCGATCTTCAGGCAATTGTTGCTGAACACCAACTCCGGCCTGTCCGCAACGTAA
- a CDS encoding DHA2 family efflux MFS transporter permease subunit, whose translation MTFDDSKSEPLTGARLLIAALAIGTGNFLVVLDSTIANVSTPTIAGSLGVSMSQGTWVITSYAVAEAITVPLTGWLSQKFGAMRTFIFCFFAFALVSLYCGMANSLTTLVAGRVLLGLVGGPIMPLSQMLLVRIFPKEKATAASVLWAMTSLIGPIAGPILGGIICDSYGWEWIFFIKVPIALLGGFIVWALLRHQPDPKAKASIDVVGLGLLIVWVGALQILLEEGRNKDWFSSPEICALAVVSLIGFLAFLIWELTDDNPIVDLRIFRHRGFTAAAITFAGGFGAFFASVVILPLWLQQNMGYTATWAGYATGMMGILAFISAPIIGKLNDVMDSRIILSTGIVGLGAMMVWRMTFNGDVTFMQMAWPTLLTGPFMVMFFVPVTGLALATVEPHEMANAAGLSNFMRTLAGAFATSLVQTGWQNAARVKQNELVNAMPNTDRVISDMMQQGMPYDAAVGSLTGTVYHQSVLLSTLEMFGIIAAVFMLAACLPWLAPRAEGGGHH comes from the coding sequence ATGACATTTGATGACAGCAAATCCGAGCCCCTTACGGGGGCTCGCCTGCTGATTGCTGCTCTGGCAATCGGCACCGGCAACTTTCTTGTCGTCCTCGACAGCACGATTGCCAACGTTTCGACACCAACCATTGCGGGCTCTCTCGGGGTGTCCATGTCGCAAGGCACTTGGGTGATCACATCCTACGCGGTGGCGGAGGCCATCACCGTGCCCCTGACAGGCTGGCTGTCACAGAAATTCGGTGCCATGCGCACCTTTATCTTCTGTTTCTTTGCCTTCGCGTTGGTTTCGCTCTATTGCGGCATGGCCAACTCTCTGACCACGCTTGTTGCCGGGCGCGTCCTTCTGGGACTTGTTGGCGGTCCGATCATGCCGCTCTCACAGATGCTACTGGTGCGAATCTTCCCCAAGGAAAAGGCAACGGCGGCTTCCGTCCTGTGGGCCATGACATCGCTCATCGGCCCCATCGCCGGGCCCATTCTGGGCGGCATCATTTGCGACAGCTATGGTTGGGAATGGATCTTCTTCATCAAGGTGCCAATTGCGCTGCTTGGCGGGTTCATCGTCTGGGCCTTGCTGCGTCACCAGCCGGATCCCAAGGCGAAGGCCTCCATCGACGTGGTCGGCCTCGGACTGCTGATCGTCTGGGTCGGGGCGTTGCAAATCTTGCTCGAAGAGGGGCGCAACAAGGACTGGTTCTCATCGCCTGAAATCTGTGCCCTTGCCGTGGTCTCACTGATCGGCTTTCTTGCCTTCCTCATCTGGGAGCTGACCGACGACAATCCTATCGTCGATTTGCGGATTTTCCGGCATCGAGGGTTTACCGCTGCGGCGATCACCTTTGCCGGTGGGTTCGGGGCCTTCTTTGCCTCGGTGGTGATCTTGCCACTGTGGCTGCAGCAGAATATGGGCTACACGGCCACCTGGGCGGGTTACGCCACGGGAATGATGGGCATTCTTGCCTTCATTTCGGCACCGATCATAGGCAAGTTGAATGACGTGATGGATTCACGGATCATCCTGTCGACCGGGATCGTCGGTCTTGGGGCGATGATGGTCTGGCGAATGACCTTCAACGGCGATGTCACCTTCATGCAGATGGCATGGCCGACGTTGCTCACCGGTCCCTTCATGGTGATGTTCTTTGTCCCTGTGACCGGGCTGGCGCTGGCAACTGTTGAGCCGCACGAGATGGCGAACGCTGCTGGCCTATCCAACTTCATGCGGACGCTGGCTGGTGCCTTCGCGACCTCTCTGGTGCAGACCGGATGGCAGAACGCTGCCCGCGTCAAGCAGAATGAGCTTGTCAATGCGATGCCGAATACGGATCGTGTGATCAGTGACATGATGCAGCAGGGAATGCCTTATGATGCTGCGGTTGGCAGCCTTACGGGCACCGTCTATCATCAGAGCGTTCTGCTCTCGACGTTGGAGATGTTCGGCATCATTGCCGCTGTCTTCATGCTCGCCGCGTGCCTTCCATGGCTTGCGCCACGCGCTGAGGGTGGCGGTCATCACTAA
- a CDS encoding HlyD family efflux transporter periplasmic adaptor subunit has protein sequence MSEIANQSDEENVTKLPGNPKLDQGHTDRKAKRAPLFLGLFVAVAAVGGGYYAYDVLYASKHEITDNAYVGADIANITPLVAAQVREVKVSDTQHVTKGDVLVTLDDTDASLQLQQTDAAYQQALRGVRALQATDKTLLAQIEVSKANKLRAEAQFETAKATFDQAKIGLERRQTLAEGGSVSGDELTAAETAFKTAQANLDGVRASLDAAQAGLEAAQGAQQANAAMIEGVSAENNPQVLAAKAARDQAQVNLDRTVIRAPIDGVISRRQVQIGERVQPGMRLMVVVPLQEVYVDANFKEVQLAKVKPGQSVSLSSDLYGDEVTFNGTVEGFSGGTGAAFSAVPAQNATGNWIKVVQRLPVRIKLDPNELKDHPLEVGLSMTADIHVAE, from the coding sequence ATGAGTGAGATTGCTAACCAGTCCGACGAGGAAAATGTAACCAAATTGCCCGGCAACCCTAAGCTGGATCAGGGACACACAGACAGGAAAGCCAAACGGGCACCGCTGTTTCTGGGCCTGTTTGTCGCCGTTGCTGCGGTCGGTGGCGGCTATTACGCCTATGATGTTCTCTACGCTTCCAAGCATGAGATCACCGACAATGCCTATGTCGGAGCTGATATCGCCAATATCACGCCATTGGTTGCCGCGCAGGTTCGGGAAGTGAAGGTGTCCGACACCCAGCATGTCACCAAGGGCGATGTGCTGGTGACGCTTGATGACACGGATGCGTCGCTGCAGCTTCAGCAGACAGATGCTGCCTATCAGCAGGCCCTGCGAGGCGTTCGTGCCCTTCAGGCCACTGACAAGACGTTGCTGGCCCAGATCGAAGTCAGCAAGGCAAACAAGTTGAGGGCTGAGGCTCAGTTCGAGACGGCAAAGGCGACGTTCGATCAAGCCAAGATTGGCCTCGAACGTCGGCAGACGCTGGCCGAAGGAGGGTCCGTATCCGGCGATGAGCTGACGGCCGCCGAGACTGCTTTCAAGACCGCTCAGGCAAATCTGGATGGCGTTCGAGCGTCTCTGGATGCCGCTCAGGCAGGGCTTGAGGCTGCCCAAGGAGCACAGCAGGCCAATGCCGCCATGATCGAAGGAGTAAGCGCCGAGAATAACCCGCAGGTTCTCGCCGCCAAGGCGGCGCGAGATCAAGCTCAGGTCAATCTTGATCGCACGGTCATTCGTGCGCCGATTGACGGGGTGATTTCGCGCCGTCAGGTTCAGATTGGTGAGCGGGTTCAGCCGGGAATGCGCCTGATGGTCGTTGTGCCTCTGCAGGAGGTCTATGTAGACGCCAACTTCAAGGAAGTGCAGCTTGCCAAGGTCAAGCCGGGTCAGTCTGTATCGCTTAGCTCCGATCTCTATGGTGACGAAGTGACGTTCAACGGCACGGTCGAGGGTTTCTCTGGCGGAACCGGAGCGGCGTTCTCGGCAGTCCCTGCACAGAATGCCACGGGCAACTGGATCAAGGTTGTCCAGCGCCTGCCGGTCCGGATCAAGCTTGATCCCAACGAGTTGAAGGATCATCCGCTGGAAGTCGGCCTGTCGATGACCGCCGACATCCATGTCGCCGAGTAG